The window gacttccgcgccgaccgcgcttatacggcggccgcgcttataactcgagtccccggcttttgcggcctagtctcgttttcttcccgcccccagccctgccagtcaggggaagggcgggacgctgtacaggacggcagcactgagggctggagcatgctttgcatactccacccccctcactctgcacagtggggcaccagttcccgcacttttctgggtcacgcccacggctccctcctctcctcaggacgccggcagccattactctcagctctgctaacgctggagaggagagacaagctcagggagaaccaggcaggatttctggtgcccacacaaccgctttgcgcaggcggtaagcagcacctgtggtgctggccccactagtgcagaagtgtacttatagattatatgattataggctatactttacactgtatggtgcactgttgatttttgtctatataccctcctgtattgctcagaggagacaacagcatgtcgtccacaaatagcaagggtgccaaagcacagacttactatgctgcctgtgcagcatgtacggctatactgccggcaggttccactgaccctcattgtgtgcaatgctcggcccctgtggcactttctcagccggagcctctgctaagggtggcccagggagaaccacctgttaacactgtccaggtgacagggacggagtttgcagtttttactgaaagactttctgagactatggctaagatattagaagctttgcagtccaggccggcatctcaagccagggacactgtggaatcattgccccctggtccccctcagttggaacagcaatgtcctcccggggtgtctcatggatcccagggtgaggtctctgacacggaccgcagccccagaccgattaagcgagctcgctatgatatcccctcgacatcatcacaatgttcagggtctcagcgagaggactctctgtatgatgaagcggaggtagctgatcaggattctgatcctgaagccgctctcaaccttgatactcctgatggggacgccatagtgaatgatcttatcgcgtccatcaatcaaatgttggatatttctccctcagctcctccagtggaggagtcagcctctcagcaggagaaattccgtttcaggtttcccaagcgtacaaagagtatgtttctggaccactctgacttcagagaggcagtccagaaacaccgagcttgtccagataagcgtttttccaagcgccttaaggatacacgttaccctttccccctgacgtggtcaagggctggacgcagtgtcccaaggtggatcctccaatctccagacttgcggctagatccatagttgcagtggaagatggagcttcactcaaggatgccactgacagacagatggagctctggctgaaatccatctatgaagctatcggcgcgtcttttgctccagcattcgcagccgtatgggcactccaagctatctcagctggtcaggcgcaaattgacgcactcacacgtacgtctgcgccgcaggtggcgtccataacctctcaaacgtcggcatttgcgtcctacgctattaatgctgtcctggactctgcgagccgtacggcggttgcagccgacaattcggtggcaatacgcagggccttgtggctgcgggaatggaaggcagattcggcttccaaaaagtgcttaactggattgccattttctggcgaccgtttgtttggtgagagattggatgaaatcatcaaacaatccaagggaaaggaaacatccttaccccaggccaaaccaaaaacaccccaacagaggaggggacagtcgaggtttcggtcctttcggagtgcgggcaggtcccaattctcctcgtccaaaaggccgcagaaggatcagaggaactccgacgcatggcggtctaaatcacgccctaaaaagaccgccggaggtgccgctactaaggcggcttcctcatgacttacggcctcctcacaccgcatcctcggtcggtggcaggctctcccgcttttgcgacacctggctgccacaagtaaaagaccgttgggtgagagacattttgtctcacggttacaggatagagttcagctctcgtcctccgactcgattcttcagaacatctccgcctcccgagcgagccgaggctcttctgcaggcggtgggcattctgaaggcagaaggagtggtggtcccggttcctcttcagcaacagggtcacggtttctactccaacctgtttgtggttccaaagaaggacgggtccttccgtcctgttttggacctaaaactgctcaacaaacacgtaaggaccaggcggttccggatggaatccctccgctccgtcatcgcctcaatgtcccaaggagatttcctagcatcgatcgatatcaaggatgcttatcttcacgtaccaattgctccagagcatcagcgcttcttgcgcttcgccataggagacgagcaccttcagttcgcggcactgccgttcggcctggcgacagccccaagggttttcaccaaggtcatggctacagtagttgcggtcctccactctcagggtcactcagtgataccttacttagacgatctgctggtcaaggcaccctctcaagaggcatgccaacacagcctcgacgttactctggagattctccagagtttcgggtggatcatcaattttccaaagtcaaatctgacaccggtccaatcgctgacatatcttggcatggagtttcatactcttccagcgatagtgaagcttccgctggacaaacagcgttcactacagacaggggtgcaatctctccttcaaggtcggtcacaccccttgaggcgcctcatgcacttcctggggaagatggtggcagcaatggaagcagtccctttcgcgcagtttcaactgcgtccacttcaatgggacatcctacgcaagtgggacaggatgccgacgtccctagacaggaacgtctccctctctcaggcaaccaaagcttcccttcggtggtggcttcttcccacctcattatcgaaggggaaatccttcctacccccatcctgggcggtggtcacgacggacgcgagtctgtcagggtggggagcggtttttctccaccacagggctcagggtatgtggactcagcaagagtcagatcaatgttctggagatcagggcagtgtatcttgccctaaaagcgttccagcagtggctggaaggcaagcagatccgaattcagtcggacaactccacagcggtggcttacatcaaccaccaaggtgggacacgcagtcggcaagccttccaggatgtccggcggattctgctgtgggtggaagccacagcatccaccatatccgcagttcacatccagggcgtagaaaactgggaagcagactttctcagtcgccagggcatggacgcaggggaatggtcccttcacccggacgtgtttcaggagatctgttgccgctgggggatgccggacgtcgacctaatggcatcacggcacaacaacaaggtcccaacattcatggctcgacctcaagatcacagagctgtggcggcagacgccttagttcaggattggtcgcagtttcggcttccttatgtgtttcctcctctggcactgttgcccagagtgttacgcaagatcagggccgactgccgccgcgtcatcctcgtcgctccagactggccgaggaggtcgtggtacccggatctgtggcatctcacggtcggccaaccgtgggcactgccagaccgaccagatttgctgtctcaagggccgttttttccatctgaattctgcggccctcaacctgactgtgtggccattgagtcctggatcctagcgtcttcaggattatctcaagaggtcattttcactatgagacaggctagggacatctccttaccctcgttttgtcctcatccagttcaccaatgtgaaaaggatttgcacttgttagatctggtgagagcactcagactctacatttctcgtacggcgcccctgcgccgctcggatgcactctttgtccttgtcgctggccagcgtaaagggacacaagcttccaagtcaaccctggctcggtggatcaaggaaccaattctcgaagcttaccgttcctcggggcttccggttccctcaggactgaaggcccattctaccagggccgtgggagcgtcctgggccttgcgacaccaggctacggctcagcaggtgtgtcaggcagctacctggtcgagcctgcacactttcacgaaacactatcaggtgcatacctatgcttcggcagatgccagcctaggtaggcgagtccttcaggcggcagttgcccacctgtaggacggagccgttacggctctattatgaggtattatttacccacccagggactgcttttggacgtcccaattgtctgggtctcccaataaggagcgacaaagaagaagggaattttgtttacttaccgtaaattccttttcttctagctccaattgggagacccagcacccgcccctgtttttgtatacacatgttgttcatgttaaatggtttcagttctccgatattccttcggattgaatttactttaaaccagtttataattttttcctccttcgggcttttgcaccaaaactgatgagcccgtggcagcacggggggtgtataggctgaaggggaggggctttacacttttagtgtaatactttgtgtggcctccggaggcatagctatacaccccaattgtctgggtctcccaattggagctagaagaaaaggaatttacggtaagtaaacaaaattcccttctttccagtcCTCTTATATTCAATTGCTACAATTTTGTAGATGCTCACTCCTTGAGCAAGCTACCAAGAGGAACATCCATCTGAGTCCTAAGGTTTCtaaattttctttaattttttttctttttcttggtgTCTGTAATTTGATATTCAGTGTATATGcactatataatttttatttatttcaatattcattgtgtgtgtgtgtaagtaaaataaatgatggtccaactaaacgcaaaccggatggaatagcatgccgctgcaagatgctgtggtaggcatgctggttctctatgccttcaattttgaataaatccccaacagtgtcaccagcaaagcacccctacaccatcacaccacctcctcaatgcttcacggtgggaaccagccatgtagagtccattcgttcaccttttctacaaagacacggtggttggatccaaagatctcaaatttggactcctcagaccaaagcacagatttccactggtctaatgtccattccttgtgttctttagcccaaacaagtctcttctgcttgttgcctgtccttagcagtggtttcctagcagctattttaccatgaaggcctgctgcacaaagtctcctcttaacagttgttctagagatgagaaggtgtgtccaaactttttgtctgtactaatatatactgtatatattagtacagaccaaaagtggaccagtggaaatctgtgctttggtctgagtccaaatttgagatctttggatccaaccaccgtgtctttgtagaaaaggtgaacggatggactatacatgcctggttcccaccgtgaagcatggaggaggaggtgtgatggtgtgggggtgctttgctggtgacactgttggggatttattcaaaattgaaagcatacagaaccagcatggctaccacagcatcttccagcggcgtgctattccatccggtttgcgtttagttggaccatcatttatttttcaacaagacaatgaccccaaacacacctccaggctgtgtaagggctaattgactaaggctactttcacacatcagttttatgtattcaggcacagtccttttttttcctgatccaacggatcctgaaaaaaaagtgaaaaccgtatccaccggatccgttttttaacggatccgttatgccggatccgttaaacggatccggtggatacggtttgcatccgtttttgcatccttttcgtccgttttttggctggatccgttttgttaattacattggagcatgcgcagtttagaaaaacggatccggcggccgcatccgttttttaccgcattacgccggatccggcgtccataggcttctattgtaaaacacgccgtatcgcgccggatccggcgcgatgcggtttttttgccggacaaaaaaacgttgcaagctacgttgcctccggccgccgcatttatttattttgccgcatccggaaaaaaacggatgcaccgcaaagccatccggtacaatccggtaacaatgcaagtctatggggaaaaaacggatgcggtactggatccgttttacccgtttttttccggattgaacctgatggcaaaaaactgatgtgtgaaagtagcctaagaaggagagtgatgggttgctacgccagatgacctggcctccacagtcaccagacctgaacccaatcgagatggtttggggtgagctggaccgcagagtgaaggctaaagggccaacaagtgctaagcatctctgggaactcctccaagactgttggaaaaacatttctggtgactacctcttgaagctcaacaaAAGAATGCCAAagaattttgggtcacaatgtagtaccAAGTGTCAATGTACttggcaggtagtccagcatattaatgagctctgtataactgctagatctgcagcaggcggctcagtaagtgacacatctatggaatcagggtctctgtctctacattatgctgcactcaaatgaggtagcaaaaacctggtgacagatttcctttgttgagggtgccaaaaattttgtctggaccattttctttTGTATGAAATTGTCTAATTTGCCTTTTCtgcttgttgtggttttttttgcgtgttccagtacacacaaaggaaataaacatgtgtatgacaaaaccgtgtggaattgcaataatttcctggaagaaatacttcattttctgggacTATTTCATGGGTGCCAACAATTTCTGCTATGGCTGTAGTACATTTTACCCAGCTTACTATTTTGTCATCTTGTTTTTAGAGTATCTCTAATAAAACCAAAGCTTATAGACATATGCTTGACTTTATTGTTCACGACTAATTAGCATCATTCTATTTGCAGATGATGGCGGTGCAACCCCTGTACAAGATGAGCGAGACTCTGGTTCAGACGATGACCGAAATGATAATGAGCAGCACGGATCAGAAGGTGACAGTCCAGCAAATAGATATGAGGTATGAAGATGAAATTTGTGTTCTCCTACCATGCCAATAGCAGTTAGTTTATGTTGTTCTCCAGGTTAATTAAATAGCTATTTTCCATTCCTTAGAATGACAACAGTGATGCAGAAGAAGAAAACAAAGATCGAGGCAGCGGTTCCGAAAATGAAGCCAATGATTCAGACGATGATGATCGTAGGCCACGTAACTCCAGTGATGTAGAGAATGATAGTTTTAATCGCAATGCTAGTGACTCTGAAACAGAAGGTGCTCATAATCATGTTGCTAGTGATTCGGAGGATGAAGCACCTCGTCAAAAGGACCGTGATGATGATGGCACGCCTTTTAAAGGGGCTGCGAGTGATTCTGAAGAAGAGGTACAGTCTAGACATTCAGCCAGTGATTCTGATGAGGACAGTCCTACAAAAAGTAAAGGTGAAAAAGGCAACAACTCTGAGAATGAGGCCCCTGTCAGGCATGTCGCCAGTGATTCAGAGGATGAGGCTCCAACCAAACATATAGGTAGTGACTCAGAAGATGAAGCCCCTAGGAAACATGCAGGCAGTGACTCGGAAGATGAAGTCCCTAGGGTACATGTAGGCAGTGACTCTGAGGATGAGACGCCTAAGAAACATATAGGCAGTGACTCTGAAGACGAAGCTCCAAAGAAGCATGTTGCCAGTGACTCTGAAGATGAAGCTCCAAAGAAGCATGTTGCCAGTGATTCAGAAGATGAAGCCCCCAAAAAGCATGTTGCCAGTGATTCAGAAGATGAAGCCCCCAAAAAGCATGTTGCCAGTGATTCAGAAGATGAAGCCCCCAAAAAGCATGTTGCCAGTGATTCGGAAGATGAAGCCCCCAAAAAGCATGCAGCCAGTGATTCGGAAGATGAAATCCGAAAAAAGCATGTAGCCAGTGACTCGGAAGATGAAACCCCAAAAAAGCATGTAGCCAGTGACTCGGAAGATGAAATCCCAAAAAAGCATGTAGCCAGTGACTCGGAAGATGAAATCCCCAAAAAGCATGTAGCCAGTGACTCGGAAGATGAAATCCCAAAAAAGCATGTAGCCAGTGACTCGGAAGATGAAACCCCAAAAAAGCATGTAGCCAGTGACTCGGAAGATGAAACCCCAAAAAAGCATGTAGCCAGTGACTCGGAAGATGAAACCCCAAAAAAGCCTGTAGCCAGTGACTCGGAAGATGAAACCTCAAAAAAGCCTGTAGCCAGTGACTCGGAAGATGAAACCCCAAAAAAGCATGTAGCCAGTGACTCAGAAGATGAAACCTCAAAAAAGCCTGTAGCCAGTGACTCTGAAGATGAAAAGCCAAAAAAGCATGTAGCCAGTGACTCTGAAGATGAATCTCCTGCCAAGCGAGCGGTGGGTGACTCTGAAGATGAGAGGCCTGTTAAGCGTCATGCTAGACGTGCTCTTAGTGGATCAGATGATGATGATGCCCCTAAAAAAAGGGCAAGTGGATCAGATGATAAGGCTCCTGCTAAACAAAAAATTGTTGACTCAGATGATGACGCTCCTGCTAAGCACGCTGTTAGCGACTCCGATGAGGAGCGTCCTTCTAAACCAGTGCACAGTGATTCTGAAGAGGATACACCTGCTAAACAAGCCAATGCTAACTCAGAGGATGAATTTCCCAGGATGAAAAGAAAAATTTTATCATCCGATGATAGTGATGATGAAATGGAAAGGAAAACTACCAAGAGAAGGAGAAAAAGGGCACAACGAAAAAGTTCAGGCAGCGATGACAGCGCAAGTGAGAGCGCCAAAAAGAAGGCCGCTTCAGAGAGTGAAGAAGAGGGCAACAAGAAAGTTTTAAAGAAGAAAACTGTTCTCTCTGATAGTGAAGATGAAGAGACATCTGATAAACCAGGTAATAAAGACCAAACTATGAAAATGACCTGTTACTGCATACTTTACCCCCTTGTAATAAGAAGCACACCATTATAATTGACTCCTAAAATGTCGTCTTGTTTTTTTCATATCCTATACAAGTCAAATCTTACTCTTCTTCTGTGAAATTTTCTTTATGAATATCTTGCTTTTAAAAATATTGAGAACTTACTTAATCCATTTTTGATTTTGGCACCTCACCAGTTAgttaaaaagaaataataaaaaaataaacatttagaaCATAAATGTGAGACATGGTCAAACACAAGATAGTGGATGGTCCGCAGCCATCTCTCCCGCGTCCTCTATACATCTGAACGCTTGCCTCGGTATAGCattcatttttatctttttttttaactGGTAGAAAAGCGAAAGCCGTTTCCAAATGCATCTTCCCTGAACACAAAAGAATCCAACATTGAAATTCCTGTCCCTCTACACATCAGATGGTCCTGCCGAAATTGTTGGGTTCCATTGACCTGTCCTAATTTGTGCAGAACCCTTTTAGGTGCCGATCTTACATCCTGACACCAATGTAACCATTTTTTCATTGTGAATGGAGCACAGCATTGCACGGTCTTGTATTGACTTTGAAGGATAATTGAGATATGAGCCGTCTTTGCATTGTCCTTTTAATCATTTTGTGTTTCTAATGCAATGCAGCCGCTAAGAAGAGTCGGATCCTCTCAGATGGCGATGACACTGACAGTGATGCGTCCTCTAAGAAAACGTCTCAAAAAAAGAAGGCAATGTCATCTGATAGTGAAGCAGAGGATGGGGAAAAATCAAAAGATGAGCCAAAGAATGCAGAGAATAAGCTGTTTGGTAGTGACAGTGAATCTGGAAATGAAGAGGAGTAAGTATCAACATAGGTATTTCAAAGGGTTGTCAAATCAGAAATCTGCTCTATACATTGTGATTGCATTGCCGTGACATACATGTTactgttttaaccccttcccaaccttTGTACATGTACGTTTATAGTGGGAATTGAGTTTAGTGTTCCTGCATTATGACATGCATGTACTTCTCGGTGATTATATGAGCACAGTATTTTGACTTAACTGGCGGTCAAGCTACTGCAGCAACTGCATCctcactctttaaagggaacctgtcatgtagaatatgcgttctgacctatcaacagacgcatgtgtgccctaattacacctccctacccagccctgtgttgtaaaattgtgtaatatgaaagtaataaaaattgttttaatacttacatatttcctatgtaaatagcagagctcgtcGCTGCATGGGGGTCACATCGCCCTTTCGGCGTTTGCATACTTTCTATTATAGAGATAATCCCGGCACACTATTGCTCCCAAATAAGAAAAATCATGCAACTGTTCATATGCAAATCactttttattgatcaaattgtgTTGAAATTCAGGAAATATGGttcgtccaaacaagtcgacgtttcggctgtaggccttcgtcagactggactttattttATCACTGAGAGTATGAAAGAATGCAATCACGCCGTAGCGTGAGCCAAGAGGCAGCGGAAGACAATGCGTCAATTATGATATACGCTTTTGAGTGTGAACCTGTAGCTCAAGGATTATTAAGTAGATATATGTAATGCATGCGTCACTTGCTACGTCAGTAAAAGAAATCTCCCCAGGGATTAGTGGTAGGTTCCTGGATCTGCATGTCAATGGGAGGAGGTGTAGCTGGAGACTGCTCAGTTGCAGACCAATATACGGTGGGTAATATAGATGTTTCCTAAGTTCTGGTCAATTATATGTATTATTGCCAGTGGGACCGGAGACATCCGAAAACGTCACCTGTAATATATTAGGCGGCAGGGATAGCGTTGCTGGTTAATGAGGAATATCAGGCCGTTCTAGTGTaatatcaccggtaggaccggaATCAGAAGTGGCCGTTTCCACACTGGTGCTGGACGTGCGGTCTGCAAGTGGAGGCTCCTGTGCAGTGCAGGAGCCTCCACTTGCAGACCGCACGTCCAGCACCAGTGTGGAAACGGCCACTTCTGATtccggtcctaccggtgatattACACTAGAACGGCCTGATATTCCTCATTAACCAGCAACGCTATCCCTGCCGCCTAATATATTACAGGTGACGTTTTCGGATGTCTCCGGTCCCACTGGCAATAATACATATAATTGACCAGAACTTAGGAAACATCTATATTACCCACCGTATATTGGTCTGCAACTGAGCAGTCTCCAGCTACAACTCCTCCCATTGACATGCAGATCCAGGAACCTACCACTAATCCCTGGGGAGATTTCTTTTACTGACGTAGCAAGTGACGCATGCATTACATATATCTACTTAATAATCCTTGAGCTACAGGTTCACACTCAAAAGCGTATATCATAATTGACGCATTGTCTTCCGCTGCCTCTTGGCTCACGCTACGGCGTGATTGCATTCTTTCATACTCTCAGTGATaaaataaagtccagtctgacgaaggcctacagccgaaacgtcgacttgtttggacgaaCCATATTTCCTGAATTTCAAcacaatttgatc is drawn from Anomaloglossus baeobatrachus isolate aAnoBae1 chromosome 3, aAnoBae1.hap1, whole genome shotgun sequence and contains these coding sequences:
- the IWS1 gene encoding protein IWS1 homolog isoform X2; protein product: MEADYYSPEHSDDGGATPVQDERDSGSDDDRNDNEQHGSEGDSPANRYENDNSDAEEENKDRGSGSENEANDSDDDDRRPRNSSDVENDSFNRNASDSETEGAHNHVASDSEDEAPRQKDRDDDGTPFKGAASDSEEEVQSRHSASDSDEDSPTKSKGEKGNNSENEAPVRHVASDSEDEAPTKHIGSDSEDEAPRKHAGSDSEDEVPRVHVGSDSEDETPKKHIGSDSEDEAPKKHVASDSEDEAPKKHVASDSEDEAPKKHVASDSEDEAPKKHVASDSEDEAPKKHVASDSEDEAPKKHAASDSEDEIRKKHVASDSEDETPKKHVASDSEDEIPKKHVASDSEDEIPKKHVASDSEDEIPKKHVASDSEDETPKKHVASDSEDETPKKHVASDSEDETPKKPVASDSEDETSKKPVASDSEDETPKKHVASDSEDETSKKPVASDSEDEKPKKHVASDSEDESPAKRAVGDSEDERPVKRHARRALSGSDDDDAPKKRASGSDDKAPAKQKIVDSDDDAPAKHAVSDSDEERPSKPVHSDSEEDTPAKQANANSEDEFPRMKRKILSSDDSDDEMERKTTKRRRKRAQRKSSGSDDSASESAKKKAASESEEEGNKKVLKKKTVLSDSEDEETSDKPAAKKSRILSDGDDTDSDASSKKTSQKKKAMSSDSEAEDGEKSKDEPKNAENKLFGSDSESGNEEENLIADIFGESGDEEEEEFTGFNQEDLEGAKPAAPKLADEDSDSDVDMKSGKITDFKSDFEIMLERKKNMSGKRRRNRDGGTFISDADDVVNAMIMKMNEAAEEDRNLNSSKKPALKKLTLLPTVVMHLKKQDLKETFIDSGVMSAIKEWLSPLPDRSLPALKIREELLKILQELPSVSQETLKHSGIGRAVMYLYKHPKESRPNKDIAGKLINEWSRPIFGLTSNYKGMTREEREQRDLEQMPQRRRMSSSGGQTPRRDLEKVLTGEEKALRPGDPGFCARARVPLPSNKDYVVRPKWNVEMESSRFGGRKGISRLEKHKRRFAEQRRLTKTTHAIKFSIEGNRMPL
- the IWS1 gene encoding protein IWS1 homolog isoform X1, producing MEADYYSPEHSDDGGATPVQDERDSGSDDDRNDNEQHGSEGDSPANRYENDNSDAEEENKDRGSGSENEANDSDDDDRRPRNSSDVENDSFNRNASDSETEGAHNHVASDSEDEAPRQKDRDDDGTPFKGAASDSEEEVQSRHSASDSDEDSPTKSKGEKGNNSENEAPVRHVASDSEDEAPTKHIGSDSEDEAPRKHAGSDSEDEVPRVHVGSDSEDETPKKHIGSDSEDEAPKKHVASDSEDEAPKKHVASDSEDEAPKKHVASDSEDEAPKKHVASDSEDEAPKKHVASDSEDEAPKKHAASDSEDEIRKKHVASDSEDETPKKHVASDSEDEIPKKHVASDSEDEIPKKHVASDSEDEIPKKHVASDSEDETPKKHVASDSEDETPKKHVASDSEDETPKKPVASDSEDETSKKPVASDSEDETPKKHVASDSEDETSKKPVASDSEDEKPKKHVASDSEDESPAKRAVGDSEDERPVKRHARRALSGSDDDDAPKKRASGSDDKAPAKQKIVDSDDDAPAKHAVSDSDEERPSKPVHSDSEEDTPAKQANANSEDEFPRMKRKILSSDDSDDEMERKTTKRRRKRAQRKSSGSDDSASESAKKKAASESEEEGNKKVLKKKTVLSDSEDEETSDKPAAKKSRILSDGDDTDSDASSKKTSQKKKAMSSDSEAEDGEKSKDEPKNAENKLFGSDSESGNEEENLIADIFGESGDEEEEEFTGFNQEDLEGAKPAAPKLADEDSDSDVDMKSGKITDFKSDFEIMLERKKNMSGKRRRNRDGGTFISDADDVVNAMIMKMNEAAEEDRNLNSSKKPALKKLTLLPTVVMHLKKQDLKETFIDSGVMSAIKEWLSPLPDRSLPALKIREELLKILQELPSVSQETLKHSGIGRAVMYLYKHPKESRPNKDIAGKLINEWSRPIFGLTSNYKGMTREEREQRDLEQMPQRRRMSSSGGQTPRRDLEKVLTGEEKALRPGDPGFCARARVPLPSNKDYVVRPKWNVEMESSRGSAKKGVSRLDKQMRKFTDIRKKMRFGHAVKISIEGNKMPL